From Halorubrum salinarum, the proteins below share one genomic window:
- a CDS encoding halocyanin domain-containing protein, translated as MSDKLSRRRYLAGTGAALTIGTLAGCSGGGDGGDGSDGGDGGDGSGGGNAADDVPDEIDEYLSDARMYEGTIMDFTGQDEVTVQVGAGDVGFAFSPAAIRIDSSTTVVWEWTGTGGAHNVASVEASESDFNSGDAVSEEGTTFEQSFDNTGIQLYQCTPHQANGMLGAIEVVEA; from the coding sequence ATGTCTGACAAACTGTCCAGACGGCGGTATCTCGCCGGAACCGGCGCCGCGCTGACCATCGGAACGCTCGCCGGCTGTTCGGGCGGCGGGGACGGCGGCGACGGGTCGGACGGCGGGGACGGCGGCGACGGGTCCGGCGGCGGGAACGCGGCCGACGACGTTCCCGACGAGATCGACGAGTACCTCTCGGACGCCCGGATGTACGAGGGGACCATCATGGACTTCACCGGACAGGACGAGGTGACCGTCCAGGTCGGCGCCGGGGACGTCGGGTTCGCCTTCTCGCCGGCGGCGATCCGCATCGACTCCAGCACGACCGTCGTCTGGGAGTGGACCGGGACCGGCGGGGCGCACAACGTCGCCTCCGTGGAGGCGTCCGAGTCCGACTTCAACAGCGGTGACGCGGTCTCCGAGGAGGGGACCACGTTCGAGCAGTCGTTCGACAACACCGGGATCCAGCTGTACCAGTGTACGCCTCACCAGGCGAACGGGATGCTCGGCGCGATCGAAGTCGTCGAAGCCTGA
- a CDS encoding ABC transporter ATP-binding protein: MSEGALPKQDAVLRVDDLQKSFGGLAATDHATFAVERGTITGLIGPNGAGKSTLFNLISGFYEPDGGTVEVNGTDVTGMEPYQVADHGLVRTFQTPRKLEGMTVREAMLVGPRKQPGESFLTLFASPGTVAESESANLAEAERILADFEIDHLAAQPATDISGGQMKLVELARAMLAEPEVLLLDEPVAGVNPTLAKKLKRQIRRLNDQGTTFLLIEHDMEFVMDLADPIVVLDQGHVLTEGTPEEVRSDDRVIDAYLGGGA; the protein is encoded by the coding sequence GTGAGTGAGGGCGCGCTCCCCAAGCAGGACGCCGTGTTGCGCGTCGACGACCTCCAGAAGTCGTTCGGCGGGCTCGCGGCGACGGACCACGCGACGTTCGCTGTCGAGCGCGGCACGATCACCGGGCTCATCGGCCCGAACGGCGCCGGCAAGTCGACGCTGTTCAACCTCATCTCCGGCTTCTACGAGCCGGACGGCGGGACCGTCGAGGTCAACGGGACCGACGTGACCGGCATGGAGCCGTATCAGGTCGCCGACCACGGGCTCGTCCGGACGTTCCAGACGCCGCGCAAGCTGGAGGGGATGACGGTCCGCGAGGCGATGCTGGTCGGGCCGCGGAAACAGCCCGGCGAGTCGTTCCTAACGCTGTTCGCGTCGCCGGGGACGGTCGCCGAGAGCGAGTCGGCGAACCTCGCCGAGGCCGAGCGGATACTGGCGGACTTCGAGATCGATCACCTCGCCGCGCAGCCCGCGACGGACATCTCCGGCGGGCAGATGAAGCTCGTCGAGCTCGCGCGGGCGATGCTCGCCGAGCCGGAGGTCCTCCTGCTCGACGAGCCGGTGGCGGGGGTGAACCCGACGCTCGCGAAGAAGCTGAAGCGGCAGATACGGCGGCTCAACGACCAGGGGACGACGTTCCTGCTCATCGAGCACGACATGGAGTTCGTGATGGACCTCGCCGATCCGATCGTCGTCTTGGACCAGGGGCACGTGCTGACCGAGGGGACGCCCGAGGAGGTCCGGAGCGACGACCGCGTCATCGACGCGTACCTCGGGGGTGGCGCGTGA
- a CDS encoding ArsR/SmtB family transcription factor: MSQFDRSGGVAPDGERADRIEGADPAAAPRTESRIPPAEVFAVLGNETRVETLHALLDLGGDESPVSFSELFERVDATDSANFSYHLDQLTGHFVRRRDDGYEFRAPGRKVVSAIFTGTLTERAQLGFFPADGSCHACGGDLHAWYVDDTLSIGCVDCGAIQVSYPFPAGALDGRSTDDLLDAFHHYVRHHYCLAADGVCPECAGTVETDLVRTPDEADQAVAVEHACRRCSYDLRSTVGLLLLDDADVLRFHADRGVDLSSAPFWTFDWCVSDAATTVVSEEPLRVRVTVACGGDEMRVGVDETGTVVETDGPEFDAV, from the coding sequence ATGAGTCAGTTCGACCGGTCCGGCGGCGTCGCCCCCGACGGCGAGCGCGCGGACCGCATCGAGGGGGCCGACCCCGCCGCGGCCCCGCGGACCGAGTCGCGGATCCCGCCCGCCGAGGTATTCGCGGTCCTCGGCAACGAGACGCGGGTCGAGACGCTCCACGCGCTGCTCGACCTCGGCGGGGACGAGTCGCCGGTGAGCTTCTCCGAGCTGTTCGAGCGGGTCGACGCGACGGACAGCGCGAACTTCAGCTACCACCTCGACCAGCTCACCGGTCACTTCGTCCGGCGGCGCGACGACGGCTACGAGTTCCGCGCGCCCGGGCGGAAGGTGGTGAGCGCCATCTTCACCGGCACCCTCACGGAGCGGGCGCAGTTGGGCTTCTTCCCGGCGGACGGCTCGTGTCACGCCTGCGGCGGCGACCTCCACGCCTGGTACGTCGACGACACGCTCTCCATCGGCTGCGTCGACTGCGGCGCGATCCAGGTGAGCTACCCGTTCCCGGCGGGCGCGCTCGACGGCCGGTCGACCGACGACCTGCTGGACGCGTTCCACCACTACGTCCGCCACCACTACTGTCTGGCCGCCGACGGCGTCTGCCCGGAGTGTGCCGGCACGGTCGAGACCGACCTCGTGCGGACGCCCGACGAAGCGGACCAGGCCGTCGCGGTCGAACACGCCTGCCGGCGCTGTAGCTACGACCTCCGGTCGACGGTCGGGCTCCTGCTGCTCGACGACGCCGACGTGCTCCGGTTCCACGCGGACCGCGGCGTCGACCTGAGTTCGGCGCCGTTCTGGACGTTCGACTGGTGCGTGAGCGACGCCGCGACGACGGTCGTCTCGGAGGAGCCGCTCCGCGTTCGCGTGACGGTCGCCTGCGGGGGCGACGAGATGCGCGTGGGCGTCGACGAGACCGGGACGGTCGTCGAGACCGACGGGCCCGAGTTCGACGCGGTTTAG
- a CDS encoding acyl-CoA dehydrogenase family protein — MDFEVPGEHRMIRDTVREFCEEEIAPIAQEIEDEHRFPEEVFESLADLDMMGVPVSEEYGGLGGDQLMYALVTEELGRVSGGIGLSYAAHTSLGAKPIDLFGTDEQKERWLRPLAEGEGIGAWALTEPGSGSDASDMDTTAEYDADADEYVLNGTKQFITNANVANSILVKAVTDPEAGYDGISTFIVDPDADDGFEVTTVWDKMGLNSSPTCEIAFDDVRIPADRLLGEEGDGWTQTMKTLDGGRISIAALSVGLAQGAYEAAKEYAGEREQFGKPISKFDAVRDKVVHMYRQIERARLLTHRAASKYDAGESVTRESALAKLDASEAAREVAEGAVQTLGGYGYTTDFAPQRFYRDAKLMEIGEGTSEIQHVVIGRELGL; from the coding sequence ATGGACTTCGAGGTACCCGGCGAGCACCGGATGATACGCGACACCGTCCGGGAGTTCTGCGAGGAGGAGATCGCGCCCATCGCGCAGGAGATCGAGGACGAACACCGCTTCCCCGAGGAGGTGTTCGAGTCGCTCGCGGACCTGGACATGATGGGCGTCCCGGTCTCGGAGGAGTACGGCGGTCTCGGCGGCGATCAGCTGATGTACGCGCTGGTCACGGAGGAGCTCGGCCGCGTCTCCGGCGGGATCGGGCTCTCGTACGCCGCCCACACCTCGCTGGGCGCGAAGCCGATCGACCTGTTCGGGACCGACGAACAGAAGGAGCGGTGGCTCCGTCCGCTCGCGGAGGGAGAGGGAATCGGCGCGTGGGCCCTCACCGAGCCCGGCAGCGGCTCGGACGCCTCCGACATGGACACGACCGCCGAGTACGACGCCGACGCGGACGAGTACGTGCTGAACGGCACCAAGCAGTTCATCACGAACGCGAACGTCGCCAACTCGATCCTCGTGAAGGCGGTGACGGACCCGGAGGCGGGGTACGACGGCATCTCGACGTTCATCGTCGACCCGGACGCCGACGACGGGTTCGAGGTGACGACGGTCTGGGACAAGATGGGCCTGAACAGCTCGCCGACCTGCGAGATAGCCTTCGACGACGTGCGGATCCCGGCGGACCGGCTCCTCGGCGAGGAGGGCGACGGCTGGACGCAGACGATGAAGACGCTCGACGGCGGGCGGATCTCCATCGCCGCGCTCTCGGTCGGGCTCGCGCAGGGCGCCTACGAGGCCGCCAAGGAGTACGCGGGCGAGCGGGAGCAGTTCGGGAAGCCGATATCGAAGTTCGACGCCGTCCGCGACAAGGTGGTCCACATGTACCGCCAGATCGAGCGCGCCCGCCTGCTGACCCACCGCGCGGCGTCGAAGTACGACGCCGGCGAGTCGGTCACCCGCGAGTCGGCGCTCGCCAAGCTCGACGCCAGCGAGGCCGCCCGCGAGGTGGCCGAGGGGGCGGTCCAGACGCTCGGCGGCTACGGCTACACCACCGACTTCGCGCCGCAGCGCTTCTACCGCGACGCGAAGCTGATGGAGATCGGCGAGGGGACGAGCGAGATCCAACACGTCGTCATCGGGCGCGAACTCGGCCTCTGA
- a CDS encoding ABC transporter ATP-binding protein — MSDAPEAGSGAGTDPVLALSGVDSGYGEVQVLDDLSVRLDPGEIVCLVGPNGAGKSTVLKTAFGMLTPWTGTVEYHGREIGGMAPEEIVREGIGYVPQTDNVFGSLTIDENLRMGGVARDGGLDAVIETLYDRFPIIEEKRTAKAKTLSGGQRQVLAFARALVMEPDVLLIDEPSAGLAPNTADDVFADVQEVNDMDTAILMVEQNVTKGLGISDRGYVLDQGTVRFEGTPEELLNDDEVSQLYLGG, encoded by the coding sequence GTGAGCGACGCTCCCGAGGCCGGCTCGGGCGCCGGGACCGACCCGGTGCTCGCGCTGTCGGGCGTCGACAGCGGGTACGGGGAGGTACAGGTGCTCGACGACCTCTCGGTCCGGCTCGACCCCGGCGAGATCGTCTGTCTCGTCGGGCCCAACGGGGCCGGGAAGTCGACGGTGCTCAAGACGGCGTTCGGCATGCTGACGCCGTGGACGGGGACCGTCGAGTACCACGGCCGCGAGATCGGCGGCATGGCGCCCGAGGAGATCGTCCGCGAGGGGATCGGCTACGTCCCGCAGACCGACAACGTGTTCGGCTCGCTGACGATCGACGAGAACCTCCGGATGGGCGGGGTCGCCCGCGACGGCGGCCTCGACGCGGTCATCGAGACGCTGTACGACCGGTTCCCGATCATCGAAGAGAAGCGGACCGCGAAGGCGAAGACGCTCTCCGGCGGCCAGCGTCAGGTGCTCGCGTTCGCGCGGGCCCTCGTGATGGAGCCCGACGTGCTCCTCATCGACGAGCCGTCGGCCGGCCTCGCGCCGAACACCGCCGACGACGTGTTCGCGGACGTCCAGGAGGTCAACGACATGGACACGGCGATCCTGATGGTCGAGCAGAACGTGACGAAGGGGCTCGGCATCTCCGACCGCGGCTACGTCCTCGACCAGGGGACGGTCCGGTTCGAGGGGACGCCCGAGGAGCTGTTGAACGACGACGAGGTCTCGCAGCTGTACCTCGGGGGGTGA
- a CDS encoding GNAT family N-acetyltransferase codes for MDLREATAADVDAVRSVARESLVASYGHAVDEALLDEAVEEWYDAGDLGDDVEDDDAVFPVAVVDGVVVGFAESYVVGRRERVGEIDWLHVHPDHRGSGIGSALLERVESALRSADVDRIEARVLADNEAGTEFYEREGYELAGEREVDIGGELFAEREFRKQVGRLRGISEATYQTEDGETVHVAFDESDRGSQAPFYVAYVDPDHERRYGYLCGNCEGTDVAIDTMDRMECRDCGNRRKPARWDAAY; via the coding sequence ATGGACCTACGCGAAGCAACCGCCGCAGACGTCGACGCGGTCCGGTCGGTCGCCCGCGAGTCGCTCGTGGCGTCGTACGGGCACGCCGTCGACGAGGCGCTGTTGGACGAGGCCGTCGAGGAGTGGTACGACGCCGGGGACCTCGGCGACGACGTGGAGGACGACGACGCGGTGTTCCCGGTCGCCGTGGTTGACGGGGTCGTCGTCGGGTTCGCGGAGAGCTACGTCGTCGGCCGCCGCGAGCGCGTCGGCGAGATAGACTGGCTCCACGTCCACCCCGACCACCGGGGCTCGGGCATCGGCTCGGCGCTGTTAGAGCGGGTCGAGTCGGCGCTCCGCTCGGCCGACGTCGACCGCATCGAGGCGCGCGTCCTCGCCGACAACGAGGCGGGCACCGAGTTCTACGAGCGCGAGGGGTACGAGCTCGCCGGCGAGCGCGAGGTGGACATCGGCGGCGAGCTGTTCGCGGAACGGGAGTTCCGGAAGCAGGTCGGGCGGCTCAGGGGCATCTCCGAGGCGACGTACCAGACCGAGGACGGGGAGACCGTCCACGTCGCGTTCGACGAGAGCGACCGCGGCTCGCAGGCGCCGTTCTACGTCGCGTACGTCGACCCGGACCACGAGCGCCGCTACGGCTACCTCTGTGGCAACTGCGAGGGGACGGACGTCGCCATCGACACGATGGACCGGATGGAGTGCCGCGACTGCGGGAACCGGCGGAAGCCCGCGCGGTGGGACGCGGCGTACTGA
- the tenA gene encoding thiaminase II, with amino-acid sequence MAFSDRLLEAGSDIWDAQKEHPFVVELADGELDEAAFRHWVRQDYRYLLDYARVFAIAGTKADDEETTRRLTATAHATLDDEMDLHRSFAADYGLSAADLEAVEKAPTCAAYTDFLVRTAHEGSIAEIVAAVYPCGQGYLDVADHMADRATEEHRYTPFIEKYTSDAFRETVAWMRDLVDRHAEAYPGERDAMRAAFLRSARLEHAFWEMCYTEEEWRV; translated from the coding sequence ATGGCGTTCAGCGACCGACTCCTCGAGGCCGGATCGGACATCTGGGACGCACAGAAGGAGCACCCGTTCGTCGTCGAACTGGCGGACGGGGAACTGGACGAGGCGGCGTTCAGACACTGGGTGAGACAGGACTACCGCTACCTGCTCGACTACGCGCGCGTCTTCGCGATCGCGGGGACGAAGGCGGACGACGAGGAGACGACTCGACGGCTGACGGCCACCGCGCACGCCACGCTCGACGACGAGATGGACCTCCACCGCTCGTTCGCCGCCGACTACGGACTCTCGGCCGCGGACCTGGAGGCGGTCGAGAAGGCGCCGACCTGCGCGGCCTACACCGACTTCCTCGTCCGGACGGCCCACGAGGGGTCGATCGCGGAGATCGTCGCCGCCGTGTACCCGTGCGGACAGGGCTACCTCGACGTCGCCGACCACATGGCCGACCGCGCGACCGAGGAGCACCGCTACACCCCGTTCATCGAGAAGTACACGAGCGACGCCTTCCGCGAGACGGTCGCCTGGATGCGCGACCTCGTGGACCGGCACGCCGAGGCGTACCCCGGCGAGCGCGACGCGATGCGGGCGGCGTTCCTGCGGAGCGCCCGGCTCGAACACGCGTTCTGGGAGATGTGTTACACCGAAGAGGAGTGGCGCGTCTGA
- a CDS encoding RIO1 family regulatory kinase/ATPase domain-containing protein, whose translation MEFRQLVRGRVDWPDIERVARELAARYDRDEMRVRFLDADNWLSTPMVVDEDLFVKVITRQNTIVHALFTTGRNLGAFSAGTEGFFERHETPYEMARHELEATRRVRELGVNAPEPVEAFEVGDLGVLVLEYLPEFRTLGELDAAAVAELAPELFGTLRTIHDAGLAHGDLRAENVLVADGELYVIDATRVSEDGREAARAYDLASALAALEPLVGAAETVSAALTSYSTDELLAARRFLDFVAIRPDHDFDAAELTGELEKRTT comes from the coding sequence ATGGAGTTCCGGCAGCTCGTCCGCGGTCGCGTCGACTGGCCCGACATCGAGCGGGTCGCGCGCGAGCTGGCGGCCCGCTACGACCGCGACGAGATGCGAGTTCGCTTCCTCGACGCCGACAACTGGCTGTCGACGCCGATGGTCGTCGACGAGGACCTCTTCGTGAAGGTGATCACGCGGCAGAACACGATCGTCCACGCGCTGTTCACCACCGGGCGGAACCTCGGCGCGTTCTCGGCCGGCACCGAGGGGTTCTTCGAGCGCCACGAGACCCCCTACGAGATGGCGCGCCACGAGCTGGAGGCGACCCGGCGCGTCCGCGAGCTCGGGGTCAACGCGCCCGAGCCCGTCGAGGCGTTCGAGGTCGGCGACCTCGGCGTGCTCGTGTTGGAGTACCTCCCCGAGTTCCGCACGCTGGGGGAGCTCGACGCGGCGGCCGTCGCCGAGCTCGCCCCCGAGCTGTTCGGGACGCTCCGGACCATCCACGACGCCGGCCTCGCGCACGGCGACCTCCGCGCGGAGAACGTCCTCGTCGCCGACGGCGAGCTCTACGTCATCGACGCGACCCGCGTGAGCGAGGACGGCCGCGAGGCGGCGCGCGCCTACGACCTCGCGAGCGCGCTGGCGGCGCTGGAGCCGCTGGTCGGCGCCGCCGAGACGGTCTCGGCCGCGCTGACGAGCTACTCGACGGACGAGCTCCTCGCCGCGCGCCGGTTCCTCGACTTCGTCGCGATCCGGCCGGACCACGACTTCGACGCCGCGGAGCTGACCGGCGAGCTCGAAAAGCGGACGACCTGA
- a CDS encoding cytochrome C oxidase subunit IV family protein — translation MAHDSVKLYSAIYVALLVAATLNFALFETSFIEFSYTTAIAGTLVIATVKTLLIVAYFQHLRWENRSLTYLMGLALALTMLLMAAATYSIS, via the coding sequence ATGGCGCACGACTCCGTGAAACTGTATTCGGCAATATACGTCGCCCTCCTCGTCGCGGCGACGCTGAACTTCGCGCTCTTCGAGACGTCGTTCATCGAGTTCTCGTACACGACGGCGATCGCCGGGACGCTGGTGATCGCGACGGTCAAGACGCTGCTCATCGTCGCGTACTTCCAGCACCTCCGGTGGGAGAACCGCTCGCTGACCTACCTGATGGGCCTCGCGCTCGCGCTCACCATGCTGCTGATGGCGGCCGCGACGTACTCCATCTCGTAA
- a CDS encoding branched-chain amino acid ABC transporter permease produces MSRLDDAKAAVTDLSRPERWVLTVSVGFALFLLAALLTGGLGPTYFLFLVGLAGMYALLSFGLNAQWGYTGLINFSVAAFFGIGAYGSALMTADGSPIAGGLSPLVGLAVALFVALLLALLIGIPTLRLRADYLAIASLGLAEVVRLVVLNERWLTNGSAGVRGIPGFFAGWPVLSTFPEAMPGLRLEVVPGSPVFLETAFWQASLNVLLVLAFAGATYFVLRRAHRSPWGRVLRTIRSDEDLARALGKNTYSFKMQSFVLGSLIMALAGVFYTHLNLYVGPGDLDPITTFYAWVAVILGGSGSNRGALFGGIVIVAIREGTRFLNDVALPVDPAPLRLLLIGVVIIAVMRYRPQGVLPPQRELIWPSAVDGGGRPERPDSGVRERKGGGDGE; encoded by the coding sequence ATGAGTCGCCTCGACGACGCGAAGGCGGCGGTGACGGACCTGAGCCGCCCGGAGCGGTGGGTGCTCACCGTCAGCGTCGGGTTCGCGCTGTTCCTGCTCGCCGCGCTGCTGACGGGCGGGCTCGGCCCGACGTACTTCCTCTTCCTCGTCGGCCTCGCGGGCATGTACGCGCTGCTGTCCTTCGGGCTCAACGCGCAGTGGGGGTACACCGGCCTGATCAACTTCAGCGTCGCGGCGTTCTTCGGGATCGGCGCGTACGGCTCCGCGCTGATGACCGCAGACGGCTCGCCGATCGCGGGCGGGCTCAGCCCGCTCGTCGGCCTCGCAGTCGCCCTGTTCGTCGCGCTCCTGCTGGCGCTCCTCATCGGGATCCCGACGCTGCGGCTCCGGGCCGACTACCTCGCCATCGCGTCGCTGGGGCTCGCGGAGGTCGTCCGGCTCGTCGTCCTCAACGAGCGCTGGCTGACGAACGGCAGCGCGGGGGTCCGGGGCATTCCCGGGTTCTTCGCCGGCTGGCCGGTGCTGTCGACGTTCCCGGAGGCGATGCCCGGGCTCCGGCTGGAGGTCGTGCCGGGGTCGCCGGTGTTCTTGGAGACGGCGTTCTGGCAGGCCTCGCTGAACGTCCTGCTGGTGCTCGCGTTCGCGGGGGCGACCTACTTCGTCCTCCGGCGCGCGCACCGGTCGCCGTGGGGCCGTGTCCTGCGGACGATCCGCTCCGACGAGGACCTCGCGCGGGCGCTGGGGAAGAACACCTACTCGTTCAAGATGCAGTCGTTCGTCCTCGGGAGCCTGATCATGGCGCTGGCGGGCGTGTTCTACACGCACCTGAACCTCTACGTCGGGCCGGGCGACCTCGACCCGATCACGACGTTCTACGCCTGGGTCGCCGTAATCTTAGGCGGCAGCGGCTCCAACCGCGGCGCGCTGTTCGGCGGGATCGTCATCGTCGCGATCCGCGAGGGGACGCGGTTCCTCAACGACGTGGCGCTGCCGGTCGACCCCGCGCCGCTGCGGCTGCTGCTCATCGGCGTCGTGATCATCGCCGTCATGCGCTACCGGCCGCAGGGGGTCCTCCCGCCGCAGCGGGAGCTGATCTGGCCGAGCGCGGTCGACGGGGGCGGACGCCCAGAGCGGCCGGACAGCGGCGTCCGCGAGCGCAAGGGGGGTGGTGACGGTGAGTGA
- a CDS encoding aldehyde dehydrogenase family protein: MSDLSIDADWDRIYVDGEWRTGERGETIAVEDPSTRETVTEVASGTEADVDAAYEAAAEAQASWGAQPPARRQAVIEQFHEALDAHADEIIELLEYEVGGSAIMGETSIQIAGDHAGEAATLPRRMKGEHAASNIPGKENQLQVGPKGVVTVISPWNFPLNLSMRAVAPAIAAGNAVVLKPSTNSPITGGLLFAKLFEETDLPDGVLNVVTGRGSEIGDRVASHPESDVVAFTGSTEVGQHVASLAGENLAVPAMELGGNNAHVVTADADIDRALDAAAFGSFVHQGQVCISINRHVVHEDIYDEYVAGLVDRAESLPTGSVHDPETIVGPIIDESQRDEMLEYVDETVEAGATLETGGRTVDVDGVDDSLVVAPTVLSGVTNDMPAAANEHFGPIAPVIPFSDVDEAVAIANDTEYGLSGAVHSGDLATAKEIADRMETGNVHINDQPINDEAHVPFSGIGASGVGHYNSDAFLSEITETKWISIQHEPREYPF; the protein is encoded by the coding sequence ATGAGCGACCTATCGATCGACGCGGACTGGGACCGGATCTACGTCGACGGCGAGTGGCGGACCGGCGAGCGCGGCGAGACCATCGCCGTCGAGGACCCCTCGACGCGCGAGACGGTGACCGAGGTGGCCTCGGGGACCGAGGCGGACGTGGACGCGGCCTACGAGGCCGCCGCCGAGGCGCAGGCGTCGTGGGGCGCGCAGCCGCCCGCGCGCCGCCAGGCGGTGATCGAGCAGTTCCACGAGGCGCTCGACGCCCACGCCGACGAGATCATCGAGCTGCTGGAGTACGAGGTCGGCGGCTCGGCGATCATGGGCGAGACCTCGATCCAGATCGCGGGCGACCACGCGGGCGAGGCCGCGACGCTCCCGCGCCGGATGAAGGGCGAGCACGCCGCCTCCAACATCCCCGGCAAGGAGAACCAGCTCCAGGTCGGCCCGAAGGGCGTCGTCACGGTGATCTCGCCGTGGAACTTCCCGCTGAACCTCTCGATGCGGGCGGTCGCGCCCGCCATCGCGGCCGGGAACGCGGTCGTGCTGAAGCCCTCGACGAACTCGCCGATCACCGGGGGGCTGCTGTTCGCGAAGCTGTTCGAGGAGACCGACCTCCCCGACGGCGTCCTCAACGTCGTCACCGGTCGCGGCTCCGAGATCGGGGACCGCGTCGCGAGCCACCCCGAGAGCGACGTGGTCGCGTTCACCGGCTCGACGGAGGTCGGCCAGCACGTCGCGAGCCTCGCCGGCGAGAACCTCGCCGTCCCGGCGATGGAGCTCGGCGGCAACAACGCGCACGTCGTCACCGCGGACGCCGACATCGACCGCGCGCTCGACGCCGCCGCGTTCGGCTCCTTCGTCCACCAGGGACAGGTGTGTATCTCGATCAACCGCCACGTCGTCCACGAGGACATCTACGACGAGTACGTCGCGGGCCTCGTCGACCGCGCCGAGTCGCTGCCGACCGGGAGCGTCCACGACCCCGAGACGATCGTCGGCCCGATCATCGACGAGTCGCAGCGCGACGAGATGCTGGAGTACGTCGACGAGACGGTCGAGGCCGGCGCGACGCTGGAGACGGGCGGCCGCACGGTCGATGTCGACGGCGTCGACGACTCGCTGGTCGTCGCGCCGACCGTCCTCTCGGGCGTCACGAACGACATGCCCGCGGCGGCGAACGAGCACTTCGGCCCCATCGCCCCGGTGATCCCGTTCTCCGACGTGGACGAGGCGGTGGCGATCGCCAACGACACCGAGTACGGGCTCTCCGGCGCGGTCCACTCCGGCGACCTCGCCACGGCGAAGGAGATCGCCGACCGCATGGAGACCGGCAACGTCCACATCAACGACCAGCCGATCAACGACGAGGCGCACGTCCCGTTCAGCGGGATCGGCGCGTCCGGCGTCGGCCACTACAACAGCGACGCGTTCCTCTCGGAGATCACCGAGACGAAGTGGATCTCGATCCAGCACGAGCCGCGCGAGTACCCGTTCTGA
- the sod gene encoding superoxide dismutase, with the protein MSYELDPLPYEYDALEPHISEQVLEWHHDTHHQGYVNSWNAAEETLEANREAGDFSSSGGAIRNVTHNSSGHILHDLFWQNMSPAGGDEPEGELADRIEEDFGSYEAWKGEFEAAASAASGWALLVYDTFSNQLRNVVVDKHDQGAIWGGHPILALDVWEHSYYHDYGPARGEFVDNFFEVVDWNEPSHRYEQAVELFE; encoded by the coding sequence ATGAGCTACGAACTCGATCCGCTGCCGTACGAGTACGACGCGCTGGAACCGCACATCTCCGAGCAGGTGCTCGAATGGCACCACGACACCCACCATCAAGGGTACGTCAACAGCTGGAACGCCGCCGAAGAGACGCTCGAAGCGAACCGCGAGGCCGGCGACTTCTCGTCGTCCGGCGGAGCCATCCGCAACGTGACCCACAACTCTTCGGGCCACATCCTCCACGACCTGTTCTGGCAGAACATGTCGCCGGCGGGCGGCGACGAGCCCGAGGGTGAGCTGGCCGACCGCATCGAGGAGGACTTCGGCTCGTACGAGGCCTGGAAGGGCGAGTTCGAGGCGGCGGCCTCCGCGGCCAGCGGCTGGGCGCTCTTAGTGTACGACACGTTCTCGAACCAGCTCCGCAACGTCGTGGTCGACAAGCACGACCAGGGCGCGATCTGGGGCGGCCATCCGATCCTCGCGCTGGACGTCTGGGAGCACTCCTACTACCACGACTACGGCCCGGCCCGCGGCGAGTTCGTCGACAACTTCTTCGAGGTCGTCGACTGGAACGAGCCCTCTCACCGCTACGAGCAGGCCGTCGAGCTGTTCGAGTAA